A genomic window from Parasteatoda tepidariorum isolate YZ-2023 chromosome 10, CAS_Ptep_4.0, whole genome shotgun sequence includes:
- the LOC107449802 gene encoding L-xylulose reductase: protein MSSSFKNKRVLVTGAGRGIGRAIVKELVSKEASVIALSKTKANLDNLKKEFPSIEIVAVDVGNWKETEAAVQKLGAIDMLVNNAGIITLQEVGSITEDEVDECFSVNVKAVANISQIVAVNMKKAGIRGSIVNLSSQASMVGIPKHATYCASKGAVDQLTKVFALELGPSGIRVNSVNPTVILTDMGKRACGSGSLEEKKAAIPLGEFPEPEDVVKAVLFLLSEDSRMITGAHLPIDGGYTCH from the exons atgtcctctagctttaaaaataaacgtgTACTTGTCACTGGTGCTGGGAGAG GCATTGGCCGAGCAATTGTGAAAGAGCTTGTTTCAAAAGAAGCTTCTGTTATAGCTTTGAGCAAAACTAAAGCAAATTTAGATAATCTAAAAAAAGAG ttcccTTCAATTGAAATAGTTGCTGTAGATGTTGGAAATTGGAAAGAAACAGAGGCTGCTGTACAGAAGCTGGGAGCCATAGATATGTTGGTGAACAATGCAGGAATAATAACTTTACAGGAAGTTGGAAGTATTACGGAAGATGAAGTTGATGA atGCTTTTCAGTAAATGTTAAAGCTGTGGCGAATATATCTCAA ATAGTTGCTGTGAATATGAAGAAGGCAGGGATACGTGGTAGTATTGTCAATCTATCAAGCCAAGCCTCTATGGTAGGCATTCCTAAGCATGCTACGTATTGTGCATCCAAAGGGGCTGTCGATCAATTGACGAAAGTGTTTGCTCTTGAGCTGGGCCCATCTGGG ATTCGAGTAAATAGTGTAAATCCAACAGTTATCCTGACAGATATGGGCAAAAGAGCTTGTGGAAGTGGAAGCCTTGAAGAGAAAAAGGCTGCTATACCTCTCGGAGAATTTCCag aaccgGAGGATGTTGTTAAAGCCGTACTGTTCTTATTGAGTGAGGATTCCAGAATGATAACCGGTGCTCATCTACCCATAGATGGTGGATACACTTGTCATTAG
- the LOC107449803 gene encoding zinc finger protein 271 yields the protein MSNNTFTPKGDFKEHPLVCDGEKLYSHSVCDKTFTQKSAFVHHSLVQTGEKPHSYNESNQTFPKKSSLNKHSLFHSKEKSYSCSVCNKTFKQNSALNRHSLVHTREKPYSCNLCDKSFKRKSNLIDHTLVHTGEKPYSCNECNLKFTKKTFLIKHCLVHSKERPYPCSICNKTFRRNYALSKHILIHTGEKPYSCSVCDKAFTHKSNLMHHTLVHTGEKPYSCSACDKAFTRKSYLIEHSYIHTGENPFTCSECNKSYRSKSKLERHSFIHIEEKPYPCSVCNKSFSDSSKLKVHYLSHNREKTYSCSTCDKRYTQKSTLNKHYLTHTREKSYKIES from the coding sequence ATGAGTAACAATACATTCACACCGAAAGGTGATTTCAAAGAGCACCCTCTTGTTTGTGACGGAGAAAAACTATATTCACACAGTGTCTGTGATAAAACATTCACACAGAAAAGCGCTTTCGTTCACCATTCTCTTGTACAAACTGGAGAGAAACCTCATTCATATAATGAGTCTAATCAAACATTTCCGAAAAAgtcttctttaaataaacactcCCTTTTTCATTCTAAGGAAAAATCATATTCTTGTAGTGTAtgtaataaaacattcaaaCAGAATTCTGCTTTAAACAGGCACAGTCTTGTTCATACTAGAGAGAAACCGTATTCATGCAACCTATGTGATAAATCATTTAAACggaaaagcaatttaattgaTCACACTCTTGTTCATACTGGAGAGAAACCTTATTCATGCAATGAATGCAatcttaaatttacaaaaaagacatttttaattaaacactgTCTTGTGCACTCTAAGGAAAGACCATAtccttgtagtatatgtaataaaacattCAGACGGAATTATGCTTTAAGCAAACACATCCTTATTCATACAGGGGAGAAACCTTACTCATGCAGTGTATGTGATAAAGCATTCACccataaaagcaatttaatgcATCACACTCTAGTACATACTGGAGAAAAACCTTATTCATGCAGTGCTTGTGATAAAGCATTTACGCGGAAAAGCTATTTAATTGAACACTCTTATATTCATACTGGAGAGAATCCTTTCACATGCAGTGAGTGTAATAAATCTTATAGATCTAAATCTAAATTAGAAAGACATTCTTTCATTCATATTGAAGAAAAACCTTATCCATGCAGTGTGTGTAATAAATCGTTTAGCGATAGCTCTAAATTAAAAGTACATTATCTTTCTCATAACCGAGAGAAAACTTATTCATGCAGCACGTGTGATAAAAGATATACTCAAAAATCCACTTTAAATAAACACTATCTTACTCACACAAGAGAAAAATCTTATAAGATTGAATCTTGA
- the LOC107449805 gene encoding L-xylulose reductase has translation MAATFKGKRALITGAGRGIGRAIVKELVSLEASVVALSRTKEHLVTLKNEFPQIEIVAVDIADWKETEKVVKNLGTFDLLVNNAGIGELEKVGDITEDVVDRTFAVNVKAVINISQIVANGMKKAGIRGSIVNMSSQAAIIALDKHATYCASKGALDQLTKVMALELGPSGIRVNSINPTVVRTELGMMAWGEKKIEAAMKAKIPLGDYCDPEDVVKATVFLLSDDARMITGVQLPVDGGYIIQ, from the exons aTGGCTGCAACATTCAAAGGGAAGCGTGCATTGATTACTGGCGCTGGCAGAG GTATAGGAAGAGCTATTGTCAAGGAACTTGTTTCGTTAGAAGCTTCTGTAGTAGCCTTGAGTCGCACCAAAGAACATTTAGTGACACTTAAAAATgaa tttcctcAAATTGAAATCGTTGCTGTTGATATTGCTGATTGGAAGGAAAcagaaaaagttgttaaaaatctAGGAACTTTCGATCTCTTGGTAAACAATGCAGGAATTGGGGAGTTGGAAAAAGTAGGCGACATTACAGAGGATGTAGTTGATAG aacaTTTGCTGTGAATGTGAAGGCTGTAATTAATATCTCTCAA ATTGTTGCCAATGGAATGAAAAAGGCGGGTATCCGTGGCAGTATAGTCAACATGTCTAGTCAAGCAGCCATTATTGCCCTTGACAAACATGCTACCTATTGTGCTTCAAAAGGAGCATTAGACCAACTAACTAAAGTGATGGCTCTGGAACTTGGTCCCTCTGGT ATTCGAGTAAATAGTATAAACCCAACTGTTGTACGTACTGAGCTAGGTATGATGGCttggggggaaaaaaagatagaaGCTGCTATGAAAGCAAAAATACCTTTGGGAGATTACTGTG ATCCGGAAGATGTGGTTAAAGCAACTGTATTTCTTTTGAGTGATGATGCTCGCATGATTACTGGAGTTCAGTTACCTGTTGACGGAGGATATATCATACAATAA